One stretch of Hevea brasiliensis isolate MT/VB/25A 57/8 chromosome 12, ASM3005281v1, whole genome shotgun sequence DNA includes these proteins:
- the LOC110663688 gene encoding uncharacterized protein LOC110663688, with protein MPVAMDTKDTEMTERDPSTAVPQQDPNDVVKELLTLARQLINQGKPSQALQAVVMAMRTQGGDEAVFQSLHRARELYRNRLQEHTAVDQLAVLFAECAIAEVQPSKVEPSLLNVGGLPSDAHGNSILAETGRTQVVLDAFSDGNSFICLQCGGLVSNHRKDEHYAYWCCQL; from the exons ATGCCAGTTGCCATGGACACTAAGGACACCGAGATGACAGAGAGAGATCCTTCGACGGCGGTGCCTCAGCAAGACCCCAACGATGTCGTGAAAGAGCTGCTCACATTGGCTCGTCAGCTCATCAACCAGGGAAAACCTTCTCAGGCTCTGCAAGCG GTTGTCATGGCAATGCGTACCCAAGGTGGGGATGAGGCTGTGTTTCAGTCACTGCACCGTGCTCGAGAGCTGTACAGAAATAGGTTGCAAGAGCACACTGCTGTTGATCAACTCGCTGTTCTGTTTGCTGAGTGTGCAATTGCTGAAGTCCAGCCCTCTAAAGTGGAACCATCACTGCTTAATGTAGGTGGCCTGCCATCCGATGCTCATGGAAATTCAATACTTGCAGAAACTGGCAGGACGCAAGTTGTGTTGGATGCATTCTCCGATGGGAACAGCTTCATCTGTTTACAATGTGGAGGTCTTGTTAGTAACCATCGCAAGGATGAACACTATGCCTACTGGTGTTGCCAACTCTGA
- the LOC110663686 gene encoding probable inactive receptor kinase At5g67200 — MLHFLLSNGFLLLSLITMVAASSSPASAVNLLQPSDASALLDFKSKADLNDNLPYSQNTSFHFCQWKGVKCFQQKVVHLVLQGLDLGGVFLPNTLTRLDQLRVLSLQNNSLNGPIPDLSKLLNLKSLFLDHNSFTGSFPPSIHSLHRLRTIDLSHNNLTGKIPTWLTYLDGLYYLHLDWNRFNGTIPPLNQSSLRTFNISYNNFSGAIPVTPTLLRFELSSFLSNPNLCGEIINKECHPSPPFFGPSSSSQPVSPPPAVALGQSEELHGVDLSEPSTKTKHKRTAVIIGFSSGVVVLIGSLICFVTAVRKQRNQKPSTAVIASDGAAAAAAEAAAVMQIDLQENELEEKVKRVQGMHVGKSGSLVFCAGEAQLYTLDQLMRASAELLGRGTMGTTYKAVLDNRLIVCVKRLDAGKLAGTSKDVFERHMESVGGLRHPNLVPLRAYFQAREERLLIYDYQPNGSLFSLIHGSKSTRAKPLHWTSCLKIAEDVAQGLSYIHQAWRLVHGNLKSSNVLLGPDFEACIGDYCLAVLVTSLPEDDPAATAYKAPEICNSNHQPTSKSDVFSFGVLLLELLTGKPPSQLPFLAPNEMVNWVRSTRDDDGGEDNRLEMLLEVAIACSLTSPEQRPTMWQVLKMLQEIKESVLMEDSELDQHIDMS; from the exons ATGCTTCATTTTCTCCTTTCAAATGGTTTTCTTCTACTGTCGTTAATCACTATGGTAGCGGCTTCTAGCTCTCCTGCTTCAGCAGTGAACTTACTACAGCCATCTGATGCCTCTGCACTTCTAGACTTCAAATCTAAAGCTGATTTGAACGACAATCTTCCGTATTCTCAAAATACAAGCTTCCATTTCTGTCAATGGAAAGGAGTGAAATGCTTCCAGCAAAAAGTGGTGCACCTAGTTCTCCAAGGCCTAGATCTTGGCGGTGTTTTCCTCCCCAACACTTTGACTCGCCTTGACCAGCTTCGTGTGCTCAGTCTCCAGAACAACTCGCTAAACGGACCCATTCCGGATTTGTCCAAGCTCCTCAATCTCAAATCCCTCTTTCTCGATCATAACTCCTTTACAGGTTCTTTTCCTCCTTCAATCCATTCCCTTCATAGACTCCGTACTATTGATCTCTCCCACAACAATCTAACTGGAAAAATACCCACCTGGCTAACCTATCTGGACGGCTTGTACTACCTGCATCTCGACTGGAACAGGTTCAATGGCACCATACCTCCATTAAACCAGTCATCTCTCCGGACATTCAATATTTCATATAACAACTTCAGTGGTGCAATCCCAGTTACCCCCACATTACTTCGTTTTGAACTCTCTTCATTTTTATCAAACCCAAATCTTTGTGGAGAGATTATAAACAAAGAATGCCATCCCAGTCCCCCATTTTTCGGCCCATCATCGTCTTCACAACCGGTATCGCCACCGCCTGCGGTTGCACTAGGCCAAAGTGAAGAATTGCATGGCGTTGACTTGTCTGAACCAAGCACCAAAACCAAGCACAAGAGAACCGCAGTGATAATTGGATTCTCATCAGGAGTAGTAGTTTTAATTGGTTCGCTTATTTGCTTTGTGACGGCTGTGAGGAAACAGAGAAACCAAAAGCCATCAACAGCTGTCATTGCGTCTGATGGAGCCGCCGCCGCCGCTGCAGAAGCTGCGGCAGTGATGCAAATAGACCTGCAAGAAAATGAGTTGGAAGAGAAGGTGAAGAGGGTGCAAGGGATGCATGTCGGCAAGAGTGGGAGTTTGGTATTCTGCGCGGGTGAGGCACAGCTTTACACGCTGGATCAGCTGATGAGAGCTTCGGCTGAGTTGCTGGGGAGAGGCACCATGGGGACCACTTACAAGGCCGTGTTAGATAACCGTCTGATTGTTTGCGTGAAGAGGCTCGATGCTGGTAAATTAGCGGGCACGAGCAAAGATGTTTTTGAGCGGCACATGGAATCAGTGGGTGGACTCAGGCATCCAAATTTGGTTCCGCTCAGGGCATATTTTCAAGCTAGGGAAGAAAGGCTTCTAATCTATGATTACCAGCCCAACGGTAGCCTTTTCTCTCTCATTCACG GCTCAAAATCCACAAGAGCGAAACCACTCCACTGGACCTCGTGCTTAAAGATAGCAGAGGACGTAGCCCAAGGGCTCTCCTACATCCACCAAGCATGGAGGCTCGTCCACGGCAATCTCAAGTCCTCTAATGTACTTCTCGGCCCCGATTTCGAGGCATGTATTGGGGACTACTGCCTTGCCGTTCTCGTCACTTCACTACCGGAGGATGACCCGGCGGCCACGGCGTACAAAGCTCCAGAAATTTGCAATTCAAATCACCAACCGACCTCTAAATCTGATGTGTTTTCATTTGGAGTTCTGTTGCTTGAGCTTTTAACAGGGAAGCCTCCATCCCAGCTCCCTTTTTTAGCGCCGAATGAAATGGTGAATTGGGTTAGGTCCACGAGGGATGATGATGGCGGAGAAGACAATAGGCTGGAGATGCTTCTTGAAGTAGCTATAGCTTGTAGCTTGACCTCGCCGGAGCAGAGGCCCACTATGTGGCAGGTGTTGAAAATGTTACAGGAGATCAAAGAGAGTGTATTAATGGAGGACAGTGAGTTGGACCAGCATATTGACATGTCCTAG
- the LOC110663660 gene encoding uncharacterized protein At4g06744, translated as MSNTSNMSIKLILSCLCIILIFLAVNTIAISINRETLEFLIGNRGRGEAKSCKNENHKNNKITIPLECPKLAVPLPPTPSLSLKTGVLVFVDQRLAVVYPIVQKFKSIITSDRHGITKTWVGSDICSYKGFFCDNPPDNKSAIAVASIDFNGFQLAAPTLDGFLDQLPDIALFHANSNYFSGTISPKIAKLPYLYELDISNNLFSGSFPSAVLGMNGLTFLDIRFNFFSGSIPPQLFTQPLDALFLNNNNFMTSLPDNLGSNHILFLTLANNKFIGPLPRSIFKAFSYLTEVLLLNNQLTGCLPYEIGLLKEAIVFDAGNNQLTGPLPLSLACLEKVEQLNFAGNLLFGMVPELVCELENLVNLSLSDNYFTTVGPLCRILIEKGLLDVRNNCIPDLPFQRSVVECANFFAQPKFCPRMWSYTYIPCKTPFISGSMIPEMASSP; from the coding sequence ATGAGCAATACGTCCAATATGTCCATCAAATTGATACTTTCATGCCTCTGCATAATCCTCATTTTTCTCGCTGTCAACACCATAGCAATTAGCATCAACAGagaaactctagaatttctcatTGGTAACAGAGGAAGAGGCGAAGCTAAAAGCTGCAAGAATGAAAATCACAAAAACAACAAGATAACCATTCCACTGGAGTGTCCAAAATTGGCAGTTCCTCTACCCCCAACCCCATCTCTATCTCTCAAAACAGGAGTCTTGGTATTTGTTGATCAAAGGTTGGCTGTGGTGTACCCTATCGTCCAAAAGTTCAAGTCTATAATCACCTCAGATCGTCATGGCATTACTAAGACCTGGGTAGGCTCAGATATATGCAGCTACAAAGGTTTCTTCTGCGACAACCCTCCAGACAACAAGTCAGCAATAGCTGTTGCTTCCATAGACTTCAACGGATTCCAACTTGCTGCTCCTACACTCGACGGATTCCTTGATCAGCTTCCTGATATTGCACTCTTTCACGCGAATTCCAACTACTTTTCTGGTACTATCTCCCCAAAAATTGCTAAGCTTCCCTATCTCTACGAGCTTGATATAAGTAACAACCTCTTCTCTGGTTCATTTCCCTCAGCGGTTCTTGGCATGAATGGTCTAACATTCTTGGACATTCGGTTCAATTTCTTTTCTGGGTCAATACCTCCTCAGTTATTTACACAACCATTGGATGCTCTCTTTCTCAATAACAACAATTTCATGACGAGTTTGCCTGACAATTTAGGAAGCAACCATATTCTTTTTCTCACCTTAGCCAACAACAAATTCATTGGCCCACTCCCAAGAAGCATTTTCAAGGCGTTTTCCTATCTAACTGAGGTCCTACTCTTAAACAATCAGCTGACCGGTTGTCTGCCTTATGAGATAGGTCTTCTAAAAGAGGCCATAGTGTTCGATGCTGGCAACAATCAGTTGACTGGTCCATTACCCTTGTCTCTGGCTTGTCTAGAGAAGGTAGAGCAGCTGAATTTTGCTGGTAATCTGTTGTTTGGTATGGTGCCAGAGTTGGTCTGCGAgctggaaaatttggtcaacctatctttgtctgataattattttacaacggTTGGGCCTTTGTGTAGGATTTTAATTGAGAAAGGACTGCTTGATGTTAGAAACAATTGTATTCCCGACCTTCCCTTCCAAAGATCGGTAGTGGAATGTGCAAATTTCTTTGCACAGCCCAAGTTCTGCCCCAGAATGTGGTCTTATACTTACATTCCTTGTAAAACCCCTTTTATTTCTGGTTCTATGATTCCTGAAATGGCTTCTTCACCTTGA